The sequence AGAATGTGAATCAAAACTCTTTAACTGTTTGACAGAGTAAATGGTGGAATATGTTTGTTCATTAGATAATGGGTCGAGAATAAGTCAGGTGCACAATATGATTTTGCTTCATAAATCAAATGTCCAAAAGATACAATCCAAATGGTGCCCTGTTTAGGGACTAACATAAATAGGAATATACCATCTCAATGTAACACAAAAAAAAAAACTTAGTCTATCTTCCAAATAAAATAACTGCATAAGGCTAAAGCATACCCTGTACATGGAGGTCCTTTGCTCTCGTCAGAACAATTCATACTAGGCCGATTGTCGTATATTCTCCTGCATAAATAGTGAAAATGTGTTTTTAGATAATAGAAAGACTTTCAAAAGAAACATAAATGTTTTCTTTAAAAAAAAATAGAaagacaaaatcacctgtgaactTTTGCCATCTTATTACGGATTGTGATTCGATGGTGGATATCAGTTGATAGATCAGGGTCCAGAGCAGGTTGTGTTATTTCCAAGCCTTCGGACACCATTATATCAAGATATCTAGGACCAAACAACACGAAAGATGAGGAAGCGTATTTGCACATAAAAACACAATTAAATCATAGATGTATTCACAGGAAGCTTCTACAGTAGAAAGGAAGTGAAGATGACATTGTTTGAAGTTCTTACTCAGTTTCCCTCTGAACAGATCTCACTAAACAGTTACGAAAAGAGGCTCAAACTGGCTGCACATATTCCCATTCTAATAAATAATATCTGATTAATGTTTGATAACTACCAGGCCATAGCAAAAAAGAGTATGAGAATCAATTAGTTGATCTGCTCTAAAATGGCTGATATCCAGCACTTGGATGACAATATGGTAAGTTTTGGTTCCACCGTGACAACTGAGTAGTGTGTCTGACTATAGGGAAAGAATTATTATGTCCATAATGCATACCTTCTAGGGTTGAAGTTCTCCACTCCAAGGTCTTCATCCCATAGAAAAATGAAATCATAGATAGCCATGACATCAGGATGCAGAAAACGCTTAGCAAACCACCTGAAGAAGGGACATGAGTTCATTCTTCTGAGATGTGACAGAATATGATGGAAGACTAACAGCTGCGCATAAGGGCTGTCGAACTTGCAGCTACCATATATAACAGATCAATGTACTTTCATAAAGTTTACCATTTTGTTTGGTTGTGAGCAAGGATGTGTATGGCCTTATCACTCCACTCAAGATGACGCCATCCATCTACATTTCCATCATAATGGAAGAGCATGACTGCATAGTTTTCCTTCAGAAACTGAAGAAAGCAAACGGTAACAGATCGTATTTAGTGAAGCTCTATTCTCTTTTACTGAACAACATGGTCAGCTAAGCGTAAGAGAAAGGAGAAGCATGCAGACCTTACGGGCCATAGTGTCAATGTTTTTTATTTGGGAGATGCCGACTGCCATGGCGAGGAGAGCACTGTAGTCACTGTTTTTATTCTGCGCGCAGAGTATGGAAGGAAATGAAGTAGGCAGAACAGATAACAAGATGTGAGAACAACTAGTAGTCCAACGAGTAACCGGCACATCATGTTATATGTACATGGATCATGGATGAACGGGATCTTTAGTTGAGGatggtttgtttgtttgtttgtttgttgaaATTGAGAATGGTTTGAACAAGACGGTAGCGGTGACTCAACGACATGCTTCAGCTTCTACCGGTGACCTATCGCCTTGTATTCTTTATTTGCTATCGATTGACCAGACGATTACCGTTGCCATATGCAAGTAGCGATAATTCGTCGCGAGCGAAGCATGAACTGATCTGTTAGAAGCAGTGAGCAACCAAAAGCAGAAACCAGAAAGCGAAAGACTGTGGGTATAGTACCTTGTGGGTGGAAGCAGTGTCGTCCTCCCAGAGCGGGCGGAGGGACATGTCGGAGTGGCGGTGGACAATCCCGCGCGGCAAGGAGTGGGCGCCGTTCCTGTCGGGGCCCCAGCGAATGCGATTGCGGCTGCGGATCGCGTTATTCTCTTGCGTGGCAGAGGCAAAGCCGGCCTTGCCGAGATCCACCTGAAGATAAGATACAGCAGCATGTGTATTATCCCCGGGTTGAGAGCAGCGGGCGAGGGTGAAGAAATAAGCGAGAGAGAGAGCTAAAAATGGAAAGACGGGCGTGGACggaggagggagggagggaagagGGCGACCTTGAGGTGGTGGTACTGGATCTGGAGGCAGGCGAGGAGGACGAGTGCGACGACCGCCGCCACGACGCCCCAGCGGCGCGGCGGCTGGTGCTTCATGTCGTCAAGGGCGGGGCCGGCGGAGAGCTTCGGGGCTGGTCTGGTCTGGGCTGGTCTTCAAGGTTCTGGAGGGAGGGTTCTAGTTCTTTCTAGAAGGTGAGGAAGGTGGCGCTCCGTCTCCGCAGGGGAGAGGGGCAGGGGCCGGGgacgaggaagaagaagaggaaggtcCCCCTGTCCGCAAAAATTGCTTGCATTGGGTGCGGTCGCCGGTCGGTCCGTGATGAGTGAAATGAACCCTACCCTCTGCCAAACtgcccaaacaccaaaaccactaGTACGCACTGTACCTACTAACAACAATGTTATCATCGTTTGCTTTTCTGATATCGTATTCAGATTCAgaggaagaaaaaagaaaagggaaagcgaTCACTCCCTTGTCACTACCATTTGTATCATGGGCTATGTCATTCTCTATCGTATTTACTATTTTAAACTCAACTCTACTACTATTTACTATCTAAAACGATCCTTACGCCATAAAGGAAGGGACAGAAAATTAGGCAATTCATTTTTAATATAGATCTATAATCCTAAACCATTTCTTCCTTTATATTGTCAGTTGTTAGATTATGTTTCAGACAACTTCACCAACTAAAATCGAAAACAATTTTACTCTACAAAAAAGTTGGTTAAACGTTTCAGATCCACCAAGTCTAGATTCACCCAATACAAACAAATGTAGTGACTAGATTCGCCAAGCTTGTTAAAGAAGTTTAATGGAGCCGATATATCTCTACCAACACTTATTAGATATATACCGATTCGTTATTTTTCATTTACGAACTCTACTTCCTAACATCGTTTACTTCGCTCGCTTGCATCAACCAGCCGTGCCCCACCCGCCCTCATCAGCTCTCCCTACTCGCGTCTACTCCGTCCTTGCCCCACTTCGGTCCACTCTCTTTCTCTTCGGCCGCACGCATGGTCATGCTTGCTAGTAGAACTAAATATTGATTCAGACCGGCTTGGATCTTGCGAGTTTGAGTTGGCTTGCTAAGAAACCGATTCAGAGAGTTAAATCGGCTCAGTTTGTTGAGTTCAAACCGTATGCatataaaaatcaatttctagttAATTTCAAATCAGTTTAACAACAAAAATAGTAACTATAGCTCACGATTTTACGGACCACATCAATTCAACACCAAGTTAACACAACCACATCAATTCAACACCAAGTTAACACGGCTCACTACTCATCAATTCATTACAAATTCATAATTCATATACACGTTAGCTCATGAGTCGGCTCGTTAACAAACAAAGTTGGTTCATTAACAAATCGAGCCGGTATATTAGCTTAGCTCGTAAAAAATTTCAAAGGTACCGAGCCAAACCGACGAGTATTTCATCTGGCCCTACTTGCTAGCTCCGACCAATTCTCACCCTTCGTCTCCCTCAAACCATACCCAGAGAAAGAAAGAAGAGTTCCATATATACACCAATGCAATATTTTATTTAGGCCCTGTTTCATATATACTTGTCTAGTAGAAGtattaaatataatttaattataAACTAAATATACATATTAGGATTAAATATAATTTATTTAGGCCTTCGTTTAAACTTAGTCTTTATAATTACAGTTTTATAGTTAGACTAGATTTGATAACTGTAATTGACACTCAGACATTAAATTTGAACATTAAACTTCAGACCAACCAAACACCCCATAGTATTAAATTACCTTTGTATAAATCTGAATTGCAGAAGCTGTATTTTTTTCTCTTCTGACCAGAGCTATTTTGAAAACCCTATTTTTTTTAAGGGGTTTTCATTTGCTCaaaagaaattagttcattttttctAAGAAAAACACGGGAAAATGTTCCCACACTAGCCATAATCAATTGTCTTGTTGGCTCCACCGAAATAGATCATCGCGCCGCATAACCCCTTCGGCAGGTCaaagcacccccccccccccccccatagcAAAGACCGCCTTTCCAGCACGTGATATTTCAACAGCGCAACGATTTCTTACAGAGTAATTAAGCATATTCCAGTGAAAATCCAAAGCGACATTTGTGTTAACCAAGCGAATGAGCCCGACCTCTCGGTTGGAACTTGGAACACGGAACGGAACTGTCTGATCGCAGCAACTAAACCATACAGCCAGTCATATTTGGAACAGCTACAACGGTGCCTCATGACCTACATCGCCCGCCTGCCCTTAAAACTTGAATTCCTTCTTCTTCGACTTGCCTTCCTTCTCTTGCTTCCTCTTCCTCTTGTGAGCATTCTGCAGAGAGCGCTCACTCGTGTCAATCAGCCCAGCTATTCCAAATCAGAAGTGTCATGGAAGAATAGTACATACCTCTGCCACCATGTCACTGAAGTCCTCCTTTTGGTTCCGAAGCTTCTCTTCCTCTCGAGCTTCTTCATACCTGTTGCATTATCGGAAGAGAACAGGTCTGACTTCGGAAGAACAAAAAAAAACACTTATATCTCAACTGAACAAAGACATCAGTCGTTACTTGGCTGCCAGAACATCATCCATGGCTTCCAGTTCCTCGGGTTGGATGGTGACGTCCACCTTGTCTGACTTTTGATTCTTAAGCAGATCCACCTGCCACCGATTTTTTTTTAACACGAGTTTAGACGAAGACCAAGTATATCAAATATCAGGGAAACGAACTAGTTGCAAAGAGCACCCAAGGGGGTAGATGGAGGCAGCTCCAACACTCACCCTTTTCGGAGCTGATGATTTATCTTGTGTTCCCAACACATACCTGTAAAGCGAGCACTCACGGCATGAGATACATCTCTTTTTATGCTTAAAATAAATACAAAAGCAGGGGGAGCATGCAAAAGGTTTTGTGGTTAGGAGACGTACGTATGGCTTGACCCATATAGAGTCCCAGGGGCGATCCTTTCTTCCTTTTGTTCAAGAACCTTCAGAAGCCAAGGAAGGAACATGAGCAATGGATATTAACAAAGATACCACAAACCCCAGCAATACCACAAACATCTACTTACCTGGTACAGCGGCCGTTCTGCCTGCTTGTCAGTCTCCTTCCTCTGCAGCTTCCGAAGGTCGATAACATCAGGTGTTTCAACACCAGTTGGAGTACTGGTTGGAGGTAAAAAAAAGTTAGGCATACATGTCTACTGCATCAGCATTactaaagaaaagggaaaacaaggaCCTACAAAATACTAAAGAAAGAAATATAGTAAACCACCTTGAGATGGTATCGACAGACTGAATTCCGTCTTCCATTTCCTCGTCTTCCATTGGTTCTTCCTCttcctcctcttcctcttcttcctcctcctcttcctccaAATCTCCCCAGTGTTTGCTGCGATCAACAGGTTCATCCTGCAAGGTTGAAGAAAACAAGTTCTGCTTCTAAATTGGCTCTGAACTCTGCAGTATTTGCCCACTAAAACGTAAAGTGAAACATACATCGTAGTTAGGTTCGTCCTGCTGCAGAACACCAAAAACGTCTCCATAGAGTGGACGTCCATGCTGTTGGCAAGGAACAATACAAGAGCTCATGAAAGGAACCTTGAGTACATCTAGACAGTGTCAAAGCGAGGTTTCAATAGAAAACATACCTCATCAACTGGTGGCTTTCCCCACTCCCCTGGTCTATAACCAAAACTGGCACCAGGGGGGATTGGGGCATTTAGACCTGGGATCTTCAGTTGGGGATAAGATGGAGGTGGACCATAGCGCTGGAACATTGTACATTGATCCAAGTTATCCAGTAACAGAGGCATTATCAATAGGAGaacatctgaaattcagattaaaAGAACAAACCTGCATGTTTATAAGCCATGGGGGAGGGGCGCCATCAGGCATACCAAGAGCATCTTTAAGCTCACGAGACAGCATGCCTGGCTTCATTTCCCTCAGTTTAACCTTTGGAATAAAGTAGAAATTAAGAACATGGTGAGTTATCACATCAAAACCGTACAATGACCATCTGGATGGTAATTGCTCTATCTTTGCAGTTATAACACAAAAAACATACGTACCTCAAATTCTTTGCCTTCATAATACAGATCACCATGACTAGACAGCTTGGGTTTTGTCTGATATTTGAAGAACGCGTCATGCAAAACctgccaagaaaaatttattgtTACACAATCCATCTGTGTGACAGCAATCTCAAAACCAGGTAACTAGCCAAATCTAGGGCATAATATACTCCATAAGACATAAACACCAATAATTGCTAGTGATATGAAAACTACGATGAAGTGGTCACGACTTTAAGACAATAAAATTAAAATCAAATGTGGAGGCACGACGACAGTCAAAAACAGCCACACAACAAGATATCATGTGAATATATGACTAAGGAAGAAAGTACTAAGTAGAAATATGTCTGCTCATGGTCCTACTACTACCCTTTCACATTTCACGCTTTGTGGGTGGAAAGGagtctacctgataatctatatcCATTTTGCCCATCTTGGGCTGCATACGCTCACGCTGTTTCTGTTTCAACTTCTTGCTATCCTCTTTCTCAATATAAGCCTGTGTATACATTTAGAAATCAATCAGGCGGTTCATGTTTATGCCACCAAACTGATATCAATAGTTCTGCAGTGTTCCACCAAGAAAAAAATTGGATAagcagagagagggagaggtagATTACTGAGATACCAGAAGCAAGTTACCTGTCTTATCTTTTCTATTCCAGTTGCAGCAATGAAGTCAGGAAGCTGGAAAGGCTGTTTCTCAATACCTCTCTTCCCCTGAAACAACAAGATAGCATTGTAAATTCACTATATACAAACAAGAAACGGTTATAACTAACAGACGAATAAGAAAATATTGGTGTGCTTAAATATGTAGACTTCAGTAAGATTTGCAAAAAAAGAGAGAGGAAAACCACGTGTATTTGTGGTGTTAATTAATATATAAGGCacgtgaattaatatttaatgtcACAGACTCTAGCTGGACCTTAATCTATTCCATTCCACTGAAGAGGCCCCCAAGTGAAATAAACTAGTTACAATGATCCAATATATAGACTACAGAACCCACTCAAGTACTGCACCAGCAAGCCCAGCCGCCCCAGTTGTTATAGCCATCCCTGCAAGAATTAGGTATCTGTATAAGAGGTGTGAAACCATATCGACGTTGTGCTCCCACACCCCACACCCTCAGTGACTCGCCGAGAAGAGAATGCAAACACGATATGTAAATGTACACCAACTGATTTCAGCAAATGTAAGCACCCATATTTAAAATTAAATAGATGAGTTGAGAGTCACAAACCTGCAAGAACTTGCGCTTCTGAGACCAGTGCCTAGGGACAGGTACTGTATTTCGGTACGCCTTGAGATATACAAGCAATTTTGGATCTGCAGCAGTTGCATCCCAGACCTGGAATTGGAAAGAAAATGAGATGAAGATAGATGGTCTATACATAGTTGGTTTTTATCAACAAAAAATAAAATTGCTAGCAGCGGGGTCACTTCATTGGAATGAAAAGTGCACCTCCACGACGTCAGGTCTGTTGCATATCTGTTTGAGGTCTGCAATCTTCATCCTGCGTTCCAGCTTCTTCTTCTTATTGGATAGGcctccgtccttcttcttgtttgcctcctgctcatcatcttcgtcgtcgtcatcatcatccAGTGACCCCTTCTTTGTGGCATCAGCGGCACCCTCGTCTTTCTTATCATCCTGTCAGCGAACATCAGGACACCAGAGTTTGGGCTCACCAATCGACCGACCGACTGAAGAAACACTTGGTTAATCCAAATACCTCGGCCGCCGCTGCAGCAGCGTCCTTGAAGGTGAACTTCTCGAAGATGGCCTTGAAATCATCCAGGAGAGGGTCGTCAAGCTCGGCCTTCTCCGGCACGTACTCTATCTCCACCTCAACCTGGAGCAAATCCAAATACATCACGTTCAGAAACCCTAGATCTTCGGCCCCGTGCCCGTGCGTGGCCGACTTGCAAATGGAGACGGAGGATGCGGCGCGGAAAGTAGCTCACCTGTGGCTCGGGGTTGGGATCGGCGTTCTCCTTGGCGTCGGAGCTGGAAGCTCCCCCGTCAGCGTCCTGGGCATCAGCCTCAgtgacggacttgttcttcttggcCTTGCTGCGGCGGCGTCGGCGGCGGTCGGCCTCCCGCGTCTTGGTCTTGGAGAGGCCGGAGGCTGTAGTTGGCGGCGGGTTGGGGCTGGGGTCTacctcggcggcggcggccataGTCGCGAGGAGGACGAGACAAGAGAAGAAGGCGGTAGGCCGGTTGGCGTGTGTGCGGTGTCAGTGTGTTTCACTCGCGTTTTTTTTAACTCGACCAAGGCCCTGTTTTCAATTGTTGTATGATATCAAAATGCAACATAAATATTGAGGAACGAAAGTTTTGGTCTTCAAGTTGATAGACGTAATAGTTCGATTCTTCTAGGAGTTAGGTTTTAACATATAACTAGTCGATTATCCGTGTGTTGTGACAACTTACAACAATActcacgtaaactatccatcaaAAAAATTTAAGATCTTTTATTGATggtctccgctctctgtataatattttttgatttggctaactgatgttattgtttactctatgcaatatgtcttggtacaatacagccaatgaagtgagcgattacaaGAGAGCTCATAACGACTGACTGAacaaacagagattataaaatgacataattccaccatacagagaccaaataagacaaAGTTTgtaagctcaagtttctaaaataagtcacatgaagtcaaacttataaaaaaaatAGATCAAAATATAGAGTGATTGTTAAAGTCAGGCATTAATAAAActtgatgcgctccatataaattatgctacttcgtatcaattactaacgtttaaaaccaacaaataatctttcattttactgttagtgtgacaaattattgttgttccatccaattcagcaacctcaaacaccatggaattcattgcgccaatgtggtcttcgaaacgacctaatgcttccaAGAGCCAAGAACGACGTGTCGTGCTTGGGTTGTAGCCTCGACTCGTAGTACTGACCCGGCCCGacatgattatattttttattttacaaaaaacatatatacatattgtcggggaccataattaggggtaccctcaaggctcctgattctcagctggtaacccccatcagcacgaagctgcaaaggcctgatgagtgcgattaagtcagggatcggtccattcacgggactcgatcacgcctcgcccgagcctagcctcgggcaagggcagccgaccccggaggatctccgtctcgcccgaggcccacctccagcgacgaacatacttccggattgcccgaggccctgtcttcgccaagaagcaaccctaaccgaatcgccgcgccaactgaccaaatcacaggagcatttaatgcaaaggtggcctgacacctttatcctgacgcacgcccttcagtcagcagagccgaagtgaccgcagtcacttcgccgctccactgaccggcctgacagaaggacagcgccgcctgcgccgctccgactgctgcgccactcggcagagtgcggctgacgggcagtcaggcctggcctcaagcaccatatgaaactccgcttcgctcgacccagggctcggactcgggctcagccccggaagacggcgaactccgctccgcccgacccagggctcgaactcgggctcagccccggaagacgacgaactctgctccgcccgacccagggctcggactcgggctcagccccggaagacggcgaactccgctccgccagacccagggctcgaactcgggctaagccccggaagacggcgaactgaaagggaattaggcttacacctagttcctaaataattttggtggttgaattacccaacacaaactaatagactaactagtttgctctagtgtataaattatacaggtgtaaaaggttcacactcagccaataaaaagaccaaatgttgggttcaataaaagagcaaaggagcaaccgaaggctcctctggtctggcacaccggactgtccggtgtgccaccggacagtgtccggtgcaccagaggaatccaactccaactcgtcaccttcgggaaaatccagagccagcgcgctataattcaccggactgtccggtgtacaccggacagtgtccggtgctccaacgggacgcggctcagaaactcgccagcctcgggatttcatgaaggctgctccgctataattcaccggacatgtccggtgtgcaccggactgtccggtgcatcctcggagcaacggctacttcacgccaacggctacctgcaacgcattaaatgtgcgcgcagcgcgcgcagaaggcaggcgagcCCATaccggggcaccggacactgaacagttcatgtccggtgcgccaccggacatcgaggcgggcccagaagtcagaactccaacggtcagattccaacggcactggtgacgtggctggggcaccggacatgtccggtgtgcaccggactgtccggtgcgccatcgaacagacagcctccaccaacggtcaagtttggtggttggggctataaataccccaaccaccccaccattcattgtatccaagttttccacttctcaaccacttacaagagctaggcattcaattctagacacattaaagagatcaaatcctccccAATtctacacaaggctttagtgattagcgagagagatttgccgtgttcttttgagctcttgcgcttggattgcttcttttctttctcacttgttcttgtgatcaaaactccattgtaatcaaggcaagaggcaccaattgtgtggtggcctatgcggggaagttttgttcccggtttcgatttgagaagagaagctcacacggtccgagggaccgtttgagagagggaagggttgaaagagacccggcctttgtggcctcctcaacggggagtaggtttgagagaaccgaacctcggtaaaacaaatccacgtgtctcacttcattattcgcttgctatttgttttcaccctctctcacggactcgtttttatttctaacgctaacccggcttgtagttgtgtttatatttgtaaatttcagtttcgccctattcacccccctctaggcgactatcaattggtatcggagcccggtgcttcattagagccta is a genomic window of Zea mays cultivar B73 chromosome 5, Zm-B73-REFERENCE-NAM-5.0, whole genome shotgun sequence containing:
- the LOC100272396 gene encoding uncharacterized protein LOC100272396, coding for MAAAAEVDPSPNPPPTTASGLSKTKTREADRRRRRRSKAKKNKSVTEADAQDADGGASSSDAKENADPNPEPQVEVEIEYVPEKAELDDPLLDDFKAIFEKFTFKDAAAAAAEDDKKDEGAADATKKGSLDDDDDDEDDEQEANKKKDGGLSNKKKKLERRMKIADLKQICNRPDVVEVWDATAADPKLLVYLKAYRNTVPVPRHWSQKRKFLQGKRGIEKQPFQLPDFIAATGIEKIRQAYIEKEDSKKLKQKQRERMQPKMGKMDIDYQVLHDAFFKYQTKPKLSSHGDLYYEGKEFEVKLREMKPGMLSRELKDALGMPDGAPPPWLINMQRYGPPPSYPQLKIPGLNAPIPPGASFGYRPGEWGKPPVDEHGRPLYGDVFGVLQQDEPNYDDEPVDRSKHWGDLEEEEEEEEEEEEEEEPMEDEEMEDGIQSVDTISSTPTGVETPDVIDLRKLQRKETDKQAERPLYQVLEQKEERIAPGTLYGSSHTYVLGTQDKSSAPKRVDLLKNQKSDKVDVTIQPEELEAMDDVLAAKYEEAREEEKLRNQKEDFSDMVAENAHKRKRKQEKEGKSKKKEFKF
- the LOC100191893 gene encoding uncharacterized LOC100191893, yielding MKHQPPRRWGVVAAVVALVLLACLQIQYHHLKVDLGKAGFASATQENNAIRSRNRIRWGPDRNGAHSLPRGIVHRHSDMSLRPLWEDDTASTHKNKNSDYSALLAMAVGISQIKNIDTMARKFLKENYAVMLFHYDGNVDGWRHLEWSDKAIHILAHNQTKWWFAKRFLHPDVMAIYDFIFLWDEDLGVENFNPRRYLDIMVSEGLEITQPALDPDLSTDIHHRITIRNKMAKVHRRIYDNRPSMNCSDESKGPPCTGWVEGMAPVFSRTAWKCVWHLIQNDLIHGWGLDMKLGYCAQGDRTEKVGVIDSEYVVHQGIPSLGGPSLSSKTPRRSLDLRTHIRRQSSAELEKFKERWNRAVREDEGWRDPFDS